CGCCGACCTCCACCTGGGCGAGGGTCACAACGGTGCCGTGGGTGACCGCGGAGAGCAGATGCCGGCGCGTCGCGGTAAGACGGGCTGATCCCTTGAGTGCTTTGCCGTCGACGGCGATCGCGCGCGACGGCCCGGACGCGGAGGGCGACGGCGCCTGGGCGGGTTCGATGGCGGCACGGTGCCGGTCGGCCAGGTAGGCGCCGACCGCCCGGTCCAGGGCGTCACCGTCAACAGCCCCCGGCACACGGCCGATCGTGGCCGGCGCCGGAGTGCGCCGCCATCTGAGCAGGTGGCGGCGGATCCCGATCACTGTCAGGAGTGCGTTCGAAGCACGCTGACCCCACTCGGCGAGTTCATCGATGCTCCTTGCTCCCGAGACGACCGCGCAGGCACACACCAGCAGGAACGCTGTGAGTGAGTACCACCGGCCCCGCCGTGCGCGCGGGTCGGGCACCGAGTCGAAGTAGGGGCGCAGGTCGGCGATCCGGCCGGTGTCCAGCGGACCCAGTTTCACCAGCACGGCAGGGATGGGAGAGGATGCAGCAGCAGGCACGGGCCACCTCGTGATCATCTGGCTTAGACACCACAATGATCACGAACCCCCGTGCCTGCTTTGCTATCCGCCCCTACCGGCTGGTCGCCAACCCTCCACGCAAGCATGGAACTTGACGGAGCCCTGTGCCGCCAGGGGATGAAACCCGTAGGTCTTCTTCCAGGTCGCCGAGGCGCCCTGCTTCTTCGACGCGGCCGTGATGATGGTGGCGTCCATGTCGATCACGATCCAGTGGTGCAGGTA
The genomic region above belongs to Streptomyces marianii and contains:
- a CDS encoding transposase → MRRHVWSLLRLRPGGFPWLTVAGKYLHHWIVIDMDATIITAASKKQGASATWKKTYGFHPLAAQGSVKFHACVEGWRPAGRGG